The following proteins are encoded in a genomic region of Rhizobium sp. CCGE531:
- the arsC gene encoding arsenate reductase (glutaredoxin) (This arsenate reductase requires both glutathione and glutaredoxin to convert arsenate to arsenite, after which the efflux transporter formed by ArsA and ArsB can extrude the arsenite from the cell, providing resistance.), giving the protein MTMDVTIYHNPDCGTSRNTLAMIRNAGIEPTVIEYLSNPPSRDDLIKMIAHSGLTVRQAIREKGTAYAELGLDNPDLTDAQLLDAMLKDPILINRPFVVTPMGTRLARPSEVVLDILPDTHKGPFTKEDGEQVLDADGKRLV; this is encoded by the coding sequence ATGACCATGGATGTTACGATCTACCACAATCCCGACTGCGGCACCTCGCGCAACACACTGGCGATGATCCGCAATGCGGGCATCGAGCCGACCGTCATCGAATACCTGAGCAATCCGCCAAGTCGCGATGATCTCATCAAGATGATCGCCCATTCGGGTTTGACCGTCCGGCAGGCGATCCGCGAAAAGGGCACGGCCTATGCCGAGCTCGGCCTCGACAATCCGGACCTGACCGATGCCCAGTTGCTCGACGCGATGTTGAAGGATCCGATCCTGATTAACCGCCCGTTCGTCGTCACGCCCATGGGCACGCGTCTGGCCCGGCCTTCGGAAGTCGTCCTGGATATCCTGCCCGATACGCATAAAGGCCCGTTCACCAAGGAAGATGGCGAGCAGGTTCTCGATGCAGACGGCAAGCGCCTTGTCTGA
- the arsK gene encoding arsenite efflux MFS transporter ArsK produces MQTASALSERVPLLAVLALGVTQIMGYGTLYYSFSILAPDMAAQFAWSSEWVFGALSVALLTGGLTAPWLGVLFDRIGAARVMTIGSFVAAAALAACAFAPNKAAYVVALIAIEVSANLVQYGAAFALLVQIRPQVASRSITYLTLIAGFASTIFWPITTALHAHLAWQNVYLIFAVLNLCICLPIHAWLSRQGTTRGAKASTAAPRVEGVLPPARRRLGFAIMVTGFSLMSLVSSAILVHLVPLLSGLGLGATAALVGTLFGPSQVGSRLINMVFGKNLPALHLALIASTLIPGGVLVLLLSAPSVPAAMAFAMIFGMGNGLLSIVTGTLPLHLFGSDGYGRLQGKMMAARLILSALAPFVLAFAMENIGITPSLAVTAALGGLSIVALSSIAALR; encoded by the coding sequence ATGCAGACGGCAAGCGCCTTGTCTGAACGGGTGCCCCTTCTTGCTGTGCTCGCGCTTGGCGTCACACAGATCATGGGGTACGGCACCCTCTATTACAGCTTCAGCATCCTCGCGCCCGATATGGCCGCGCAGTTCGCATGGTCGAGCGAATGGGTTTTCGGCGCATTGTCGGTCGCACTTCTGACAGGCGGCCTCACGGCACCGTGGCTGGGCGTGCTGTTCGACAGGATCGGCGCCGCACGGGTGATGACGATCGGCTCCTTCGTGGCGGCCGCCGCTCTGGCCGCCTGCGCCTTCGCGCCCAACAAGGCGGCCTACGTCGTAGCCCTCATTGCGATCGAGGTTTCAGCCAATCTGGTCCAGTATGGCGCGGCCTTTGCGCTGCTCGTGCAAATCCGGCCACAGGTCGCTTCTCGCAGCATCACCTATCTGACGCTGATTGCCGGGTTTGCCTCGACAATCTTCTGGCCGATAACCACGGCACTCCACGCGCATCTCGCCTGGCAGAACGTCTATCTGATTTTCGCCGTCCTCAATCTCTGTATCTGCCTGCCGATCCACGCGTGGTTGTCGCGTCAGGGAACCACGCGCGGGGCGAAGGCATCGACCGCCGCTCCGCGCGTCGAGGGTGTGTTGCCACCCGCTCGCCGCCGCCTTGGCTTTGCGATCATGGTCACGGGTTTTTCGCTGATGTCGCTCGTCAGCTCGGCCATTCTGGTGCATCTAGTGCCGCTGCTGTCCGGCCTCGGCCTTGGCGCGACCGCGGCCCTCGTAGGGACACTCTTCGGCCCGTCGCAGGTCGGCAGCCGCCTCATCAACATGGTGTTCGGCAAGAACCTGCCCGCACTCCATCTGGCCTTGATCGCCTCGACGCTAATTCCGGGCGGAGTGCTTGTGCTTCTGCTTTCGGCGCCATCCGTGCCCGCCGCCATGGCCTTCGCGATGATCTTCGGCATGGGCAACGGCCTCCTGAGCATCGTCACCGGGACGCTGCCTCTGCATCTTTTCGGCAGCGACGGCTACGGGAGGCTTCAGGGGAAGATGATGGCGGCGCGGCTGATCCTTTCAGCTCTTGCCCCGTTCGTCCTGGCCTTCGCGATGGAGAATATCGGCATCACACCGTCACTTGCCGTCACAGCTGCTCTGGGTGGGCTTTCCATCGTTGCTCTATCGTCCATCGCAGCATTGCGATGA
- the yidC gene encoding membrane protein insertase YidC, translated as MENNRNYFIAIALSVLIVLGWQFFYMNPRLEAQRQAEQAAKQHQQTQQAQTTQSPAAGTAVNGSLPANGQTAPTVLSRDQSVAKTASSRVVIDTPALAGSINLEGARLDDLRLKTYHETVDKSSPIITLFSPADTKDGYFTELGYVGGETTGAVPGPSTVWTLASGDRLTDKTPVTLSYTNDKGVTFTRTISVDDRYMFTISDKIANSGQAPVSLSSYGRVTRYNKPETPSAYVLHEGFIGVIGDDGLIETKYAATEKEATTPAKATGGWLGMTDKYWAATIVPPQATAYDARFSHFTDGTPRYQADYKEDAITVAPGQSIDLKNLVFAGAKEVPVIDRYETSYSIPRFDRLIDWGWFYFITKPMFKLMDFFFRYFGNFGVAILCTTIVVKALFFPLASRQYASMANMKRMQPKMEELKAKFADDRMGLQQATMQLYKEEKINPIAGCWPVLLQIPIFFSLYKVIYITIEMRHAPFFGWIQDLSAPDPTSIVNLFGLLPFAAPTILHLGVWPLIMGVTMFFQMRMNPTPPDPTQAMIFNWMPLVFMFMLASFPAGLVIYWAWNNTLSVIQQSIIMKRHGVKVELFDNLKGLFKRKPAPSK; from the coding sequence ATGGAAAACAACCGCAATTACTTCATTGCAATTGCACTGTCTGTGCTGATTGTTCTCGGCTGGCAGTTTTTCTATATGAATCCGCGCCTTGAAGCGCAGCGCCAGGCCGAACAGGCCGCCAAGCAGCACCAGCAGACCCAGCAGGCTCAGACGACGCAATCGCCTGCCGCGGGCACCGCGGTGAACGGTTCGCTGCCGGCAAACGGCCAGACGGCGCCGACGGTTCTCAGCCGCGACCAGTCCGTCGCCAAGACCGCTTCCTCGCGCGTCGTCATCGATACGCCGGCACTTGCCGGTTCCATCAACCTGGAAGGCGCCCGCCTCGACGATCTCCGTCTCAAGACCTATCACGAGACTGTCGACAAGAGCAGCCCGATCATCACGCTGTTCAGCCCGGCCGACACCAAGGACGGCTACTTCACCGAGCTCGGCTATGTCGGCGGCGAAACGACGGGCGCGGTTCCCGGCCCGTCTACCGTGTGGACGCTCGCAAGCGGCGACAGGCTGACCGACAAGACGCCAGTGACGCTGTCCTACACCAACGACAAGGGCGTCACCTTCACCCGCACGATCTCCGTCGACGATCGCTACATGTTCACGATCAGCGACAAGATCGCCAACAGCGGCCAGGCGCCTGTTTCGCTGTCGAGCTATGGCCGCGTCACCCGCTACAACAAGCCCGAGACGCCTTCCGCCTACGTCCTGCATGAAGGCTTCATCGGCGTCATCGGGGACGACGGCCTGATCGAGACCAAGTATGCCGCGACGGAAAAGGAAGCCACGACGCCCGCCAAGGCGACGGGCGGCTGGCTCGGCATGACGGACAAGTACTGGGCCGCAACCATCGTGCCGCCGCAGGCGACCGCATATGATGCCCGCTTCTCGCACTTCACCGACGGCACGCCACGCTACCAGGCCGACTATAAGGAAGATGCCATCACGGTCGCTCCCGGTCAGTCGATCGACCTGAAGAACCTCGTCTTCGCCGGCGCCAAGGAAGTTCCGGTCATCGACCGCTATGAGACCAGCTACTCGATCCCGCGCTTCGACCGCCTGATCGACTGGGGCTGGTTCTATTTCATCACCAAGCCGATGTTCAAGCTGATGGACTTCTTCTTCCGCTACTTCGGCAATTTCGGCGTCGCCATCCTCTGCACCACCATCGTTGTGAAGGCGCTCTTCTTCCCGCTCGCCAGCCGGCAATATGCCTCGATGGCGAACATGAAGCGCATGCAGCCGAAGATGGAAGAGCTGAAGGCCAAGTTCGCCGACGACCGCATGGGGCTGCAACAGGCAACGATGCAGCTCTACAAGGAAGAGAAGATCAACCCGATCGCGGGCTGCTGGCCTGTGCTCCTGCAGATCCCGATCTTCTTCTCGCTCTACAAGGTGATCTACATCACCATCGAGATGCGCCACGCACCGTTCTTCGGCTGGATCCAGGACCTTTCCGCGCCGGATCCGACCTCGATCGTCAATCTGTTCGGCCTGCTGCCCTTTGCGGCCCCGACCATCCTGCATCTCGGCGTCTGGCCGCTGATCATGGGTGTCACCATGTTCTTCCAGATGCGCATGAACCCGACCCCGCCGGACCCGACGCAGGCGATGATCTTCAACTGGATGCCGCTGGTATTCATGTTCATGCTGGCAAGCTTCCCGGCCGGCCTCGTGATCTACTGGGCCTGGAACAACACGCTCTCGGTCATCCAGCAGTCGATCATCATGAAGCGCCATGGCGTGAAGGTGGAGCTCTTCGACAATCTGAAGGGCCTGTTCAAGCGAAAACCGGCCCCATCGAAATGA
- the rnpA gene encoding ribonuclease P protein component yields the protein MAGKLTNERPKKTVGRLKSRPQFLAVREGEKRRGSFFLIEMLDRKTADAEPRVGFTVTKKHGNAVERNRMRRRLKEAVRLHAGFAMQPGHDYVVVARREVLTAPFEKLASELVSRIETRPKHRRSETDRSRKV from the coding sequence ATGGCGGGCAAATTGACGAATGAACGACCCAAAAAGACTGTCGGGCGGCTGAAAAGCCGGCCGCAGTTTCTTGCCGTCCGCGAAGGCGAGAAGCGCCGAGGCAGCTTCTTCCTGATAGAGATGCTGGACCGCAAGACCGCCGACGCCGAACCCCGCGTCGGTTTTACCGTTACCAAAAAACATGGCAACGCGGTGGAGCGCAACCGCATGCGGCGCAGGCTGAAAGAAGCCGTGCGGCTTCATGCCGGATTTGCAATGCAGCCCGGACACGACTATGTGGTTGTCGCGCGACGCGAGGTGCTGACCGCGCCTTTCGAAAAACTGGCGAGCGAACTCGTAAGCCGCATCGAAACCAGGCCGAAACACCGACGGTCGGAAACGGACCGCTCCAGGAAAGTATGA
- the rpmH gene encoding 50S ribosomal protein L34 has product MKRTYQPSKLVRKRRHGFRARMATKGGRAVLSARRNRGRKRLSA; this is encoded by the coding sequence ATGAAGCGTACCTACCAACCATCCAAGCTTGTCCGCAAGCGTCGCCACGGCTTCCGTGCGCGCATGGCTACCAAGGGCGGCCGCGCGGTTCTTTCCGCTCGCCGCAACCGTGGCCGCAAGCGTCTTTCGGCCTAA
- a CDS encoding methyl-accepting chemotaxis protein: MKIRGKINLLVSVMAGAALLIGATALYALHQYDQKLQSYEQTASRAYMGERLNRYVTAVVMEARGIYAAAAAKDVKPFADGLMADLDEIDKVLTNWAPLVPEAQKPEFTKLQARAQEFRVFRTETARLSVTDGPDAAGKQGNNEANRANRKAFQAEIDAVVQTDKAELAKAEAEITTFHSNVLWVVVGIMVAGIAAGVGLGAYIGTVHLSRPIRKVTDAIKNVANGHFDIGVPFAGRGDEIGEMAAAVDVFKENGIAVRRMNAEETAMRAKSDELQSSMSLAVSAAAAGDFSHRIGKDYGDANLNRFAGNVNELLMSVDRGIGEVRRVIASLADGDLTQAMKGEFQGAFAELQQNVNATLATLKSTMSEVRGTTGSINSNTNELRHASDDLSKRTEQQAAALEETSAALDEITSVVQNSTERAREASVMVGEAKDDAARSGTVVRNAIDAMGRIEQASREISQIIGVIDDIAFQTNLLALNAGVEAARAGEAGKGFAVVAQEVRELAQRSATAAKDIKALIGKSGGEVQVGVKLVQATGEALSSIEARVLKINDHIHSIATAAREQATGLSEVNKAVNQMDEVTQRNAAMVEEMSAATHRLAGEADGLVHLVSRFKVDAANVSAPVAARTETHRPTASPARRMIDRVATAFGGGAAAAPATAAKGWEEF; the protein is encoded by the coding sequence GTGAAAATTCGCGGTAAAATAAATCTGCTTGTATCTGTCATGGCTGGGGCGGCGCTTCTGATTGGCGCCACTGCCCTCTATGCGTTGCATCAATATGACCAAAAATTACAGAGCTATGAGCAGACGGCGAGCCGCGCTTACATGGGCGAGCGCCTGAACCGCTACGTGACCGCGGTGGTCATGGAAGCGCGCGGCATCTATGCCGCCGCTGCGGCAAAGGACGTCAAACCCTTTGCCGATGGGCTGATGGCGGATCTCGATGAAATCGACAAGGTACTGACGAACTGGGCGCCTCTGGTGCCGGAGGCGCAGAAGCCGGAATTCACCAAGCTGCAGGCCCGCGCCCAGGAGTTTCGCGTTTTTCGCACGGAAACGGCCAGGCTCAGCGTGACCGATGGCCCCGATGCCGCCGGCAAGCAGGGCAACAACGAGGCGAACCGCGCCAACCGCAAGGCTTTCCAGGCTGAGATCGATGCGGTCGTCCAGACTGACAAGGCGGAACTTGCCAAGGCGGAGGCCGAGATTACAACCTTCCACAGCAACGTCCTGTGGGTCGTCGTCGGCATCATGGTCGCCGGTATCGCGGCTGGCGTCGGCCTCGGCGCCTATATCGGAACCGTCCATCTGAGCCGCCCGATCCGCAAAGTGACCGATGCGATAAAGAATGTCGCCAACGGTCATTTCGATATAGGGGTGCCGTTTGCTGGCCGTGGCGACGAAATCGGCGAGATGGCGGCGGCCGTCGACGTCTTCAAGGAAAACGGCATTGCCGTGCGCCGCATGAACGCCGAGGAAACGGCCATGCGCGCCAAGAGCGACGAGCTTCAGTCGAGCATGTCTCTCGCAGTCTCGGCCGCAGCGGCCGGCGATTTCAGCCACCGCATCGGGAAGGATTACGGCGACGCCAATCTCAATCGCTTTGCTGGCAACGTCAACGAGCTGTTGATGAGCGTCGATAGAGGCATCGGTGAAGTCCGCCGCGTCATTGCGAGCCTGGCTGACGGTGATCTGACGCAGGCGATGAAGGGCGAATTCCAGGGTGCCTTTGCCGAGTTGCAGCAGAACGTCAATGCGACGCTCGCAACGCTGAAGAGCACCATGAGCGAAGTGCGCGGGACCACCGGTTCGATCAACTCCAACACCAATGAACTGCGCCACGCCAGCGACGACCTCTCCAAGCGCACCGAACAGCAGGCGGCCGCTCTCGAGGAAACCTCGGCAGCGCTCGACGAGATCACCTCCGTCGTGCAGAACTCGACGGAGCGGGCGCGCGAGGCGAGCGTCATGGTCGGCGAAGCCAAGGACGACGCGGCTCGCTCCGGCACGGTGGTTCGCAACGCGATCGACGCCATGGGCCGCATCGAACAGGCCTCGCGCGAGATCAGCCAGATCATCGGCGTGATCGACGACATCGCCTTCCAGACCAATCTTCTCGCATTGAACGCAGGCGTCGAGGCGGCGCGTGCCGGCGAGGCGGGCAAGGGCTTCGCCGTCGTCGCTCAGGAGGTGCGCGAGCTCGCTCAGCGCTCCGCCACGGCGGCCAAGGATATCAAGGCGCTGATCGGCAAGTCCGGCGGCGAGGTGCAGGTCGGCGTCAAGCTCGTGCAGGCGACCGGCGAGGCACTGTCCTCCATCGAGGCCCGCGTGCTGAAAATCAACGATCACATCCATTCGATAGCGACAGCGGCGCGCGAACAGGCAACGGGCCTGTCCGAGGTGAACAAGGCCGTCAACCAGATGGACGAAGTCACCCAGCGCAATGCCGCCATGGTCGAGGAAATGTCGGCTGCGACCCATCGCCTGGCGGGCGAAGCCGATGGCCTTGTCCATCTCGTCTCGCGCTTCAAGGTGGATGCCGCCAATGTCTCCGCACCCGTGGCCGCCCGCACCGAGACGCATCGTCCCACAGCCTCGCCGGCACGCCGCATGATCGATAGGGTCGCGACCGCGTTCGGAGGCGGCGCGGCGGCCGCACCGGCCACCGCGGCCAAGGGCTGGGAAGAATTCTGA
- a CDS encoding HAMP domain-containing sensor histidine kinase, whose amino-acid sequence MSGKVAKGGLSQFCRPTGIFGGLSGKLLILTVVFISVAEVLIFVPSVANMRLRWLQDRLNTAAAAAIVIDGLQPAELPRALQKETLMATGTRAIVLRKDGTSRLLATAEMPASVDDKYDLSDVSQLTAIKDALDTLLFGGNRIIRVFGPVGGDANTGIEVVLKDTRLRNAMLAYSVSVFFVSILISLFTATLIFFAINRMMIRPIRRLTDSMQAYSDDPEDPGRILVPDRGGDELAVAGRHLASMQSQLQKTLKQQKNLAALGLAVSKINHDMRNILSAAQLMSDRLVDVDDPMVKRFAPKLLRTIDRAVGYTTEVLSYGQTSESAPRRRKIRLLELVGEVRDILAIDPDSGIEFAEQLSPDLEVDADGEQLFRVIHNLCRNAHQALIAFGETDPDSIRRITVLAHRIGSVVSITVDDTGPGMPQKARENLFTAFRGSARSGGTGLGLAIARELVLAHGGTIALVEKPMAGTQFRIEIPDRPVSLDDYRSRNLQER is encoded by the coding sequence ATGAGCGGCAAGGTCGCCAAGGGCGGCCTGTCCCAGTTTTGCCGGCCCACGGGCATCTTTGGCGGCCTTTCCGGCAAGCTCCTCATCCTGACCGTTGTTTTCATTTCCGTGGCGGAAGTGCTCATCTTCGTGCCCTCCGTCGCCAATATGCGGCTGCGCTGGCTGCAGGATCGGCTGAACACGGCCGCCGCCGCCGCCATCGTCATCGACGGCCTGCAGCCGGCCGAACTGCCCCGCGCGCTGCAGAAGGAGACATTGATGGCCACCGGCACGCGGGCCATCGTTCTGCGCAAGGACGGCACCTCGCGCCTGCTGGCGACAGCCGAAATGCCGGCCTCGGTCGATGACAAATACGATCTCAGCGACGTCTCTCAGCTGACCGCGATCAAGGATGCGCTCGATACGCTGCTGTTTGGCGGTAACCGCATCATCCGTGTTTTCGGCCCCGTCGGCGGCGATGCCAATACCGGCATCGAGGTCGTGCTGAAGGATACCCGCCTGCGCAACGCAATGCTGGCCTATTCTGTCAGCGTGTTTTTCGTCTCCATCCTGATCTCGCTGTTTACGGCGACGCTGATCTTCTTTGCGATCAACCGCATGATGATACGCCCGATCCGCCGGCTGACGGACAGCATGCAGGCCTATTCGGACGATCCGGAGGATCCGGGCCGCATCCTCGTTCCCGACAGGGGAGGCGACGAGCTTGCCGTGGCCGGCCGCCATCTCGCCTCGATGCAGTCGCAGCTGCAGAAGACCTTGAAGCAGCAGAAGAATCTCGCCGCTCTTGGCCTTGCCGTTTCGAAGATCAATCACGACATGCGCAATATCCTCTCGGCCGCGCAACTGATGTCGGATCGACTTGTCGATGTGGATGACCCGATGGTCAAGCGCTTCGCGCCGAAGCTGTTGCGCACCATCGACCGCGCAGTCGGCTATACGACCGAGGTGCTGTCCTACGGCCAGACCTCCGAGTCGGCGCCGCGCCGGCGCAAGATCCGTCTCCTCGAGCTCGTCGGCGAGGTCCGCGATATCCTCGCGATCGATCCCGATAGCGGCATAGAATTCGCCGAGCAGCTCAGTCCGGATCTGGAGGTCGATGCCGACGGCGAGCAGTTGTTCCGCGTCATTCACAATCTCTGCCGCAATGCCCATCAGGCGCTGATCGCTTTCGGCGAGACGGATCCGGACAGCATCAGGCGCATCACGGTATTGGCCCATCGAATCGGCAGTGTCGTCAGCATCACCGTCGATGACACAGGACCCGGCATGCCGCAGAAGGCCCGCGAAAACCTCTTCACGGCTTTCCGCGGTTCGGCCCGCTCCGGCGGCACGGGTCTTGGCCTGGCGATTGCCCGTGAACTCGTCCTTGCCCATGGCGGCACCATCGCGCTCGTCGAAAAGCCGATGGCCGGCACGCAGTTCCGCATCGAGATTCCCGACCGCCCCGTATCCCTCGATGACTACCGCAGCAGAAACCTCCAAGAAAGATGA
- a CDS encoding MDR family MFS transporter: MNAESINTAPRPVPTTVDQPDRREIRAVIFGLMIVLGLGAIDQSIVATALPRIVSDLGGLTHLSWVVSAYVLASTSTMPLYGKLSDQYGRKPMIYAAILIFLLGSVLSGMAQTLMQLIIFRAIQGIGAGGLLPLAQIIIGDLVPPARRGRNQGSIAAVFAVCSVIGPIVGGIITDLLSWHWIFYVNLPIGAVALVMIGRALKRPHQARSRHIDYLGAALLTGCTTSFLLVLALGGNEWAWNSPEIFGLSAVALVLFVFFILHIRREPEPVLPPDLFRNQLFVVACLVLALTFMGMLGASLFFPLFFQMVLGVSPSQSGLLTGPLMVGFVISSMFNGRVLLHRFGRYKPAQLCGLSLATAAFAVLAWAAATSQGFWIIEPMIFALGLGLGLVMPTMTIAVQNALPLAHRGVGTATLAFFRSLGGLIGVTGSGAILAYRVQNAGGPLDGIHISSLTEAGLKQLATASPEAHAAAIALYRHAIAMTFATGTAIVALALIALLFLPELPLKADHGQGTKRPG, encoded by the coding sequence ATGAACGCAGAAAGCATAAACACCGCTCCCCGGCCGGTGCCGACAACGGTCGATCAGCCCGATCGCCGCGAGATCCGCGCCGTCATATTCGGCCTGATGATCGTTCTCGGCCTCGGCGCCATCGACCAGAGCATCGTCGCGACCGCGCTGCCGCGCATCGTCAGCGATCTCGGCGGGTTGACGCATCTGTCCTGGGTCGTCAGCGCCTATGTGCTCGCCTCGACCAGCACCATGCCGCTCTATGGCAAGCTCAGCGACCAGTACGGCCGCAAGCCGATGATCTACGCGGCGATCCTCATCTTCCTTTTGGGTTCGGTGCTGAGCGGCATGGCGCAGACGCTCATGCAGCTCATCATCTTCCGGGCGATCCAGGGCATCGGTGCCGGCGGATTGCTGCCGCTGGCGCAGATCATCATCGGCGACCTCGTGCCGCCGGCAAGACGCGGGCGCAATCAGGGCTCGATCGCGGCCGTCTTCGCCGTCTGCAGCGTCATCGGCCCGATCGTCGGCGGCATCATCACCGATCTCCTGTCGTGGCATTGGATCTTCTACGTCAACCTGCCGATCGGCGCCGTCGCCCTCGTCATGATCGGCCGCGCACTGAAGCGGCCGCATCAGGCGCGCAGCCGCCACATCGACTATCTCGGCGCGGCGCTGCTGACCGGCTGCACGACGAGCTTCCTGCTGGTGCTCGCACTCGGCGGCAATGAATGGGCCTGGAACTCGCCCGAGATCTTCGGCCTTTCCGCCGTAGCGCTCGTCCTTTTCGTCTTTTTCATCCTGCATATCCGGCGCGAGCCCGAGCCGGTGCTGCCACCCGATCTCTTCCGCAACCAGCTGTTCGTCGTGGCCTGCCTCGTGCTCGCCCTTACCTTCATGGGCATGCTCGGCGCGAGCCTGTTCTTTCCACTGTTCTTCCAGATGGTCCTGGGTGTCAGTCCCTCGCAATCCGGCCTTCTGACCGGACCGCTGATGGTTGGTTTCGTCATCTCCTCAATGTTTAACGGGCGCGTGCTGCTGCATCGCTTCGGGCGCTACAAGCCGGCGCAGCTTTGCGGCCTCAGCCTGGCAACGGCGGCCTTCGCCGTTCTTGCCTGGGCTGCGGCCACCAGCCAGGGCTTCTGGATCATCGAGCCCATGATCTTCGCCCTCGGCCTCGGGCTCGGGCTTGTCATGCCCACGATGACGATCGCCGTGCAGAATGCCCTGCCGCTTGCCCATCGCGGCGTCGGGACCGCAACACTTGCCTTCTTCCGCTCGCTCGGCGGCCTCATCGGAGTCACCGGCTCCGGCGCCATCCTGGCCTACCGCGTGCAGAATGCCGGCGGCCCGCTGGATGGCATCCACATATCGTCATTGACCGAAGCCGGCCTGAAGCAGCTCGCGACCGCCTCCCCCGAGGCTCATGCCGCGGCAATAGCACTCTATCGCCACGCGATCGCCATGACATTCGCAACGGGAACGGCCATCGTTGCGCTGGCGCTGATCGCACTGCTGTTTCTGCCGGAATTGCCGCTGAAGGCGGATCATGGGCAGGGTACGAAGCGCCCTGGCTGA
- a CDS encoding MarR family transcriptional regulator, translated as MSKADRHHGIEDAYALAEALRPALHRLYRQLRRESDEAGLSPLHALLLVAIIRQPGIGVAELARMERLRGPTISGHVKAMERDGLIARAEPDPNDRRRNGLIATEKGQEFIRRLKQRRTDWLAAELVKLSPQQRDAIRAAIEPLMEIGQ; from the coding sequence ATGAGCAAAGCCGACCGCCATCACGGGATCGAAGATGCCTATGCGCTCGCCGAAGCGCTGCGGCCTGCCCTCCATCGTCTATACCGGCAATTGCGACGCGAGAGCGACGAGGCTGGGCTGTCGCCGCTGCACGCCCTGCTGCTGGTCGCCATCATTCGCCAACCGGGCATCGGCGTTGCCGAGCTGGCGCGGATGGAGAGGCTGCGTGGACCGACGATATCAGGGCATGTGAAAGCCATGGAGCGGGATGGCCTCATCGCGCGCGCGGAGCCCGATCCGAACGATCGGCGCCGCAATGGTCTGATTGCCACCGAGAAGGGGCAGGAATTCATTCGCCGCCTGAAGCAGCGGCGAACCGATTGGCTCGCCGCGGAGCTCGTCAAACTGTCGCCTCAACAGCGCGATGCCATCCGTGCCGCAATCGAACCGCTCATGGAGATCGGTCAATGA
- a CDS encoding BA14K family protein — MTVTALSTLLSITSFDPAAAAPIQPLIQPAIQQTESQPAGVTEVQYRHHNRHYRRHYRPHYRPHYRPHYRPGYWHGHRGYHYARPGYRRYSDGWWYPMAAFTAGAIIGGAVANPPRGSAHVRWCAGRYKTYRASDNTYQPTNGPRRQCVGP, encoded by the coding sequence GTGACAGTGACTGCCCTGAGTACCCTGCTTAGCATTACCTCTTTCGATCCGGCCGCGGCAGCGCCGATCCAACCCCTGATCCAGCCGGCAATCCAGCAAACGGAAAGCCAGCCGGCCGGCGTGACCGAAGTGCAATATCGCCACCACAACCGGCACTATCGCCGGCACTACCGTCCGCATTATCGGCCGCACTACCGTCCGCATTATCGCCCGGGCTATTGGCATGGGCATCGCGGCTATCACTATGCCCGTCCAGGCTACCGGCGCTATAGCGATGGCTGGTGGTATCCGATGGCCGCTTTCACCGCCGGCGCAATCATCGGCGGAGCCGTCGCCAATCCGCCTCGCGGCAGTGCCCACGTTCGCTGGTGCGCGGGCCGGTATAAGACATACCGCGCTTCCGATAACACCTATCAGCCGACCAACGGCCCGCGCCGCCAGTGCGTAGGCCCGTGA